One genomic window of Polyodon spathula isolate WHYD16114869_AA chromosome 8, ASM1765450v1, whole genome shotgun sequence includes the following:
- the LOC121320245 gene encoding sulfotransferase 6B1-like produces the protein MPEQTELIHTFNGIPFSTRVSKELLQSLDTFEAREDDVLLVSYPKSGTHWLAEIMKNLYHSHNEDNGVSKVTLTSPLEFGDLSKFDELRNLPNKRLIPTHLNYEMIPVQFKTKKCKMIYVIRNPKDTAVSLYHYYKQNPNLPKIEKWSTFLEMFLKGEVVCGSWIDHVLSWEKSKTDENVLVLYYESLKQDLPKHVKEISTFLGINVTEDQVKDISKKSSFSEMKDKAEKEKVNPNHTVCVLTSNKKLIFRKGTVGDWKNHFTSKQNARFDELFSEKINSSELARRVEYES, from the exons ATGCCAGAACAGACTGAGCTCATTCACACCTTCAATGGCATTCCATTTTCTACAAGAGTATCAAAAGAGCTCCTTCAGTCCCTGGACACCTTTGAAGCCAGAGAAGACGACGTGTTATTAGTTTCATATCCAAAATCAG GCACGCACTGGCTTGCAGAGATTATGAAGAATCTGTACCACAGCCACAATGAAGACAATGGGGTTAGCAAAGTGACACTGACATCACCTCTGGAGTTCGGAGATCTCTCCAAATTCGATGAGCTGAGAAACCTCCCCAACAAGAGGCTCATCCCAACACACCTCAACTATGAGATGATCCCagtgcagttcaaaacaaaaaaatgcaag ATGATTTATGTGATCAGAAATCCTAAGGACACCGCTGTTTCATTGTACCATTATTACAAGCAGAACCCCAATCTGCCCAAGATTGAGAAATGGTCCacctttttagaaatgttcttgaAAGGAGAAG ttgtATGCGGTTCCTGGATTGACCATGTCCTTAGCTGGGAAAAGAGCAAAACTGATGAAAATGTCCTTGTTCTGTACTACGAGTCCTTAAAGCAG gATCTTCCAAAACATGTCAAGGAGATCAGCACGTTTTTGGGCATCAATGTCACTGAAGATCAAgtcaaagacatttcaaagaaatcttcCTTCAGTGAAATGAAGGACAAGGCAGAGAAGGAGAAAGTGAATCCAAACCACACGGTCTGCGTACTGACTTCCAACAAGAAGCTGATATTTAGGAAAG GTACTGTTGGTGACTGGAAAAATCATTTCACTTCCAAGCAGAATGCCAGGTTTGATGAGCTGTTCAGTGAAAAAATCAACTCCAGTGAATTAGCAAGACGTGTGGAATATGAGAGTTAG